A DNA window from Acetobacter aceti NBRC 14818 contains the following coding sequences:
- a CDS encoding acyltransferase family protein → MTQIRQAFAYRQDIDGLRALAVLAVLIFHAFPEIVPGGFCGVDVFFVISGFLIGRISLTELHQNGFNTCLFYEKRIRRLVPPLVCVLLAVFGGSALLMECGDLALTARHIAAGALFSDNLVLLNEAGYFDTLSETKPLLHLWSLGVEEQFYILCPLLFLLFRKNQKTGCTVLLFLTALSFGANVFLSATHSDLVFYSPLTRLWEMGVGILLAFVMMVRPGSIPDVSLPGILFLATSFFGFNSRMHFPGYAALLPVLGAAMMIGSGENGLANRYILKISGLRLIGKISYSFYLWHWPLLVFSLILTNGQADAWVRTGDLLLAFLLATLTWRYVERPTRYGGSSRIKTRFIVMVLLFIAAAGYGTWRAGGFCSLRPQAPSLITSLRAMENPYKFYGYPANLRVGVCHFVTEKEWWAHKCLDLRQHNIFLIGDSYAAALYPGLSHQRDLYYPNYGLTQLTDGNAPPFTKPSSGRSDIGLPLASVNATHLNMIKRYQPDIVVLSWYVFGSNADSDPVETAPLMSGTIDDIFAVSPHSRIVIVGTFPRWQSFLKDQILRYYDTYHILPPPRMTYGLDELNVMFEKRFLATFHNSHAEYISSQAILCPDGQCLTRLSDRATDLTAVDFGHLSAPASRYLLSHIAPRVFTLP, encoded by the coding sequence ATGACACAGATACGACAGGCTTTTGCCTATCGTCAGGATATTGACGGGCTACGGGCTCTCGCCGTGCTTGCCGTGCTGATCTTTCATGCGTTTCCAGAAATTGTTCCAGGTGGTTTTTGCGGGGTCGATGTTTTCTTCGTCATTTCAGGCTTTCTGATTGGCCGGATCAGCCTGACAGAACTGCATCAGAATGGCTTCAATACCTGTCTCTTTTATGAAAAACGTATCCGTCGTCTTGTTCCCCCTCTTGTCTGTGTGCTGCTGGCAGTCTTTGGAGGCAGCGCTCTGCTGATGGAATGCGGCGATCTCGCGCTTACAGCGCGTCATATTGCCGCAGGAGCGCTCTTTTCCGACAATCTGGTTCTCCTCAATGAAGCCGGATATTTCGACACACTCTCCGAAACCAAACCCCTGCTTCATTTGTGGAGTCTGGGTGTTGAAGAACAGTTCTACATTCTCTGTCCTCTTCTGTTTCTGCTGTTCCGCAAAAACCAGAAAACAGGCTGTACCGTCCTGCTCTTCCTGACCGCGCTGTCGTTCGGAGCGAATGTTTTTCTGAGCGCCACCCATAGTGATCTGGTCTTCTACTCGCCGCTGACACGCCTGTGGGAAATGGGTGTCGGTATCTTGCTGGCTTTCGTCATGATGGTTCGTCCAGGCAGCATTCCTGATGTGTCTCTCCCCGGCATCCTGTTTCTGGCGACCAGTTTCTTTGGCTTCAACTCCCGGATGCACTTTCCCGGATATGCAGCCTTGCTGCCTGTTCTTGGCGCCGCCATGATGATCGGCTCTGGCGAAAATGGTCTGGCCAATCGGTACATCCTGAAAATCTCCGGTCTGCGCCTGATCGGAAAAATCAGTTATTCCTTCTATCTGTGGCACTGGCCGCTTCTGGTCTTCTCGCTCATTCTCACCAATGGACAGGCAGATGCCTGGGTCAGAACCGGCGATCTCCTTCTGGCTTTTCTGCTGGCGACCCTGACATGGCGATATGTGGAACGACCGACACGGTATGGTGGCTCCAGTCGTATAAAGACACGCTTTATTGTCATGGTGCTGCTGTTCATTGCCGCAGCCGGCTATGGCACATGGCGTGCAGGCGGCTTCTGTTCCTTACGCCCTCAGGCCCCTTCTCTCATTACATCACTGCGCGCCATGGAGAATCCCTATAAATTTTATGGTTATCCCGCCAACCTTCGCGTGGGTGTCTGCCATTTCGTTACAGAAAAAGAGTGGTGGGCCCACAAATGTCTGGATCTGCGACAGCATAATATCTTTCTGATCGGCGACTCCTACGCCGCCGCTCTTTATCCCGGCCTGAGTCATCAGCGTGATCTGTATTACCCCAATTACGGGCTGACCCAGCTTACGGATGGCAACGCGCCACCTTTCACAAAACCTTCTTCAGGACGGTCCGACATCGGACTTCCTCTCGCCAGCGTCAATGCGACTCATCTGAACATGATCAAACGCTACCAGCCCGATATCGTGGTGCTGTCATGGTATGTCTTCGGATCCAACGCCGACAGTGACCCGGTCGAGACCGCCCCCCTGATGAGCGGGACGATAGACGATATTTTTGCTGTTTCTCCCCACAGCCGCATCGTGATTGTTGGCACCTTCCCTAGATGGCAGTCTTTTCTGAAAGATCAGATTTTACGGTATTATGATACCTATCACATCCTGCCGCCGCCAAGAATGACTTACGGTCTGGATGAGTTAAACGTAATGTTTGAAAAGCGCTTTCTTGCAACCTTTCACAACTCTCACGCCGAATACATTTCCTCGCAGGCCATATTATGCCCGGACGGACAATGTCTCACTCGGCTGTCCGATCGCGCTACTGATCTGACGGCA